A part of Bufo bufo chromosome 7, aBufBuf1.1, whole genome shotgun sequence genomic DNA contains:
- the LOC121008712 gene encoding NXPE family member 2-like, with product MDKDIYVFFKRHGFPLESFSFFYSKEDMYTSRQIDQRGGGKDTIIVITMGQHFRQFPLKLYIKRAINIRRAVERLFLRSPDTKVIIKTENTRESTAPQERIGDFNGYCQYLVLREVFQGINVGFVDAWDMTVASSTESVHPPGYIFDSIMSMTFAFAC from the coding sequence ATGGATAAGGACATTTATGTTTTCTTCAAAAGGCACGGCTTCCCCCTGGAGAGCTTCTCGTTCTTCTACTCCAAGGAGGACATGTACACGAGTCGTCAGATTGACCAACGTGGTGGGGGGAAGGACACCATCATTGTAATTACCATGGGACAACACTTCAGACAGTTTCCACTAAAACTCTACATTAAACGAGCGATCAACATCCGTAGAGCCGTGGAGCGATTGTTTCTAAGGAGTCCAGATACCAAGGTCATCATCAAGACGGAAAACACCAGAGAATCAACTGCTCCTCAAGAGAGAATTGGTGACTTCAATGGTTATTGCCAGTATCTGGTGCTTAGGGAGGTCTTCCAAGGGATCAACGTGGGCTTCGTGGATGCTTGGGACATGACGGTAGCCTCCTCCACGGAGTCTGTTCACCCTCCGGGATACATATTTGACAGTATAATGAGCATGACGTTCGCCTTTGCTTGTTAA
- the LOC121008713 gene encoding NXPE family member 4-like: MPLMICQDSLRYLIGNCVGSVREIKINIQKNETTLQPLRKYDLQSEINKVFDKIQKHIPNVTFTNFDRSTSGKNSIVSIVNKRVQYCVGEDLVVQVDMYDYLGNRKTHGGDFIRSRLFSPELGAAVSGRVEDFLNGSYHIHFPLQWADDKAKVSIRLWHPSEEIAALWRSRHASQGVLGYHGRYEYLGKQAISYCGFLPNAAEEVCEYKDEFYEEAFYCIKPKDLPCECLNNMRAVDLYVSYLTPGEKTLFQSPKRVEINKIDLSLNGHFRHFDAN, encoded by the exons ATGCCCTTAATGATCTGCCAG GATTCCCTTAGATACTTGATCGGAAACTGTGTTGGTTCTGTGAGGGAAATTAAAATCAACATCCAAAAGAATGAAACAACGCTTCAGCCTCTGAGAAAATATGATCTTCAGTCTGAAATAAATAAAGTCTTTGACAAAATCCAAAAACATATTCCAAATGTTACGTTCACCAACTTTGACAGAAGTACAAGTGGCAAGAACAGTATTGTGTCCATAGTCAACAAAAGAGTACAATACTGTGTTGGAGAAGACCTTGTGGTACAGGTCGATATGTACGATTACCTGGGTAACAGGAAGACCCATGGAGGAGACTTCATAAGATCACGACTCTTTTCTCCAGAGCTTGGGGCTGCTGTGTCTGGCAGGGTGGAAGACTTTCTCAATGGATCCTACCATATCCACTTTCCATTACAATGGGCTGATGACAAAGCCAAGGTCTCTATTAGACTGTGGCATCCTAGTGAAGAAATTGCAGCCCTCTGGAGATCACGGCATGCCAGTCAAGGGGTTCTTGGTTACCATGGAAGATATGAATACCTGGGCAAGCAAGCTATCTCCTACTGTGGCTTTCTGCCAAACGCAGCTGAAGAGGTTTGCGAGTACAAAGATGAGTTCTACGAAGAGGCCTTCTACTGTATTAAACCCAAGGACCTTCCTTGTGAATGTTTAAATAATATGAGAGCTGTGGATCTTTATGTGTCCTACCTCACACCTGGGGAGAAAACACTGTTTCAAAG TCCGAAACGAGTGGAGATAAACAAAATTGATCTGTCCTTGAATGGACATTTTAGACATTTCGATGCAAACTGA